The Punica granatum isolate Tunisia-2019 chromosome 4, ASM765513v2, whole genome shotgun sequence genome has a window encoding:
- the LOC116204960 gene encoding uncharacterized protein LOC116204960 isoform X2, with product MEAINMIDQQIEHKSKEIQKLSKEIQDLRTARTTLAATFGITSEEPTICKDDVIEAPLPRPKTNWAKEVEEEEVKTKERQNVESQLSTLSRMTIRSSNEKKYYVIFNGPMEGIFDDWSKAALPINGKQGVVHKSYNSLDDAKKAIKEYEEESSKSFAQKLLVPAPAASINRLRSLGKIPSATKPSLEEPSTISTIPTKSTVDAARKITMEKFKERFLSLVHYKEEYKAHHFYPVWRGDYGPKVVVLPEASGLTVWEFFANGLVDTIYAQSTTFQEQFSLFPQRVLETIRHFNNRVLKGQPMYFKTFSVYPSFLEGGEILKPSFALGCIGRSNEMFQPIEVAPEYAQEDKFRDLFYINNYTGLCKRLQRIKEETKVNYKSKTILLYSVYVNHTLSPQMEKTIQEFERPILDLEHCKPRLKEALCMALNGSQDGEWVGNHRCTICTPPLEAQKEEAHGQSPEGSDSGSIELVME from the coding sequence ATGGAAGCCATAAATATGATCGACCAGCAGATAGAACACAAGTCAAAGGAAATTCAGAAGCTCTCAAAGGAAATTCAGGATCTCCGCACCGCAAGGACGACGCTAGCAGCCACCTTTGGAATCACATCAGAAGAACCAACCATCTGTAAGGATGACGTCATTGAAGCCCCACTACCAAGGCCTAAAACTAACTGGGCTAAGGaagtggaagaagaagaagtcaaGACTAAGGAACGACAAAATGTGGAATCCCAGCTTTCCACACTTTCGAGGATGACAATCAGGAGCTCCAATGAAAAGAAGTATTACGTTATTTTCAATGGACCTATGGAAGGAATCTTCGACGACTGGAGTAAAGCTGCACTTCCCATCAATGGAAAACAAGGAGTTGTACACAAAAGCTACAACTCACTGGACGACGCGAAGAAAGCAATCAAGGAATACGAGGAGGAGTCGAGCAAATCCTTTGCTCAAAAGTTGCTGGTCCCAGCTCCAGCAGCTTCAATCAATAGACTACGAAGCCTTGGAAAAATTCCATCAGCAACAAAGCCATCATTGGAAGAACCATCCACGATCTCAACTATTCCAACCAAGTCGACCGTGGACGCCGCACGAAAAATCACAATGGAGAAATTTAAAGAGCGATTCTTATCACTTGTCCACTACAAGGAGGAATACAAAGCACATCACTTTTATCCCGTATGGAGAGGAGACTATGGCCCTAAAGTCGTAGTCTTGCCAGAAGCATCTGGACTCACAGTATGGGAATTCTTCGCTAATGGACTTGTCGACACCATTTACGCTCAGTCTACCACATTCCAGGAGCAATTCTCGCTGTTCCCACAGCGAGTTCTAGAAACAATTCGCCATTTTAATAACCGTGTTTTAAAAGGACAACCTATgtattttaaaactttttctgtATACCCGTCATTTTTGGAGGGGGGAGAGATACTCAAACCCTCTTTCGCACTTGGATGCATCGGCAGGAGCAACGAGATGTTTCAGCCTATAGAAGTCGCACCGGAATACGCTCAAGAAGACAAATTCAGAGATTTGTTCTACATCAACAACTACACTGGACTCTGCAAACGACTACAGCGAATCAAAGAGGAAACCAAAGTGAACTACAAGTCGAAGACCATTTTATTATACTCCGTTTATGTAAATCACACTCTCAGTCCGCAAATGGAGAAAACTATCCAGGAGTTCGAAAGACCTATCCTGGATTTGGAACACTGCAAGCCCCGTCTCAAGGAAGCCCTCTGTATGGCGCTGAATGGATCACAGGATGGAGAATGGGTGGGAAATCACAGATGTACCATCTGTACTCCACCTTTAGAAGCCCAGAAGGAGGAAGCCCATGGACAAAGCCCAGAAGGATCGGACTCTGGGTCCATCGAACTAGTGATGGAATGA
- the LOC116202428 gene encoding uncharacterized protein LOC116202428: MQTINKQSGSRNQVTGTSKQAVPHNLQQQSTRLPTAVSGSLTKGLTLLDEFKNGFPSEGLSVASNRWWGSDSGDETETKEDGEQKADDAAAEMKPEEEKGSSGVDLTGTSLLTAVRKRAAEEGRAALKLGVFKSRRVHDIGDQERNLLLGLFHSSLPKEWTDNPI; the protein is encoded by the exons ATGCAGACGATCAACAAGCAGAG TGGATCTCGGAACCAAGTCACCGGGACGTCGAAGCAAGCTGTGCCTCATAATCTGCAGCAGCAGAGCACACGCCTCCCAACTGCAGTAAGTGGAAGCCTAACAAAAGGTCTAACACTCCTGGACGAGTTCAAGAACGGGTTCCCATCAGAAGGCTTGTCAGTTGCCTCGAACAGGTGGTGGGGAAGCGATTCTGGAGACGAGACCGAAACCAAGGAAGATGGGGAGCAGAAAGCCGACGATGCAGCAGCCGAAATGAAACCCGAGGAAGAGAAAGGGAGCAGCGGTGTCGATTTGACTGGGACAAGTCTACTGACAGCGGTGAGGAAAAGGGCAGCAGAAGAAGGACGAGCAGCTCTCAAGCTGGGCGTCTTCAAGAGCCGCCGTGTTCATGACATCGGGGATCAGGAACGGAATCTGCTGCTCGGGCTTTTCCATTCGTCATTGCCAAAGGAATGGACGGACAATCCAATTTAA
- the LOC116204960 gene encoding uncharacterized protein LOC116204960 isoform X1 → MSCEYHQNISKRRRIRRKQAIATPPDQEFKVTQARIQPRKTHSVAIGTRAIHLQGSTHQRTTESSSGHPHERMEAINMIDQQIEHKSKEIQKLSKEIQDLRTARTTLAATFGITSEEPTICKDDVIEAPLPRPKTNWAKEVEEEEVKTKERQNVESQLSTLSRMTIRSSNEKKYYVIFNGPMEGIFDDWSKAALPINGKQGVVHKSYNSLDDAKKAIKEYEEESSKSFAQKLLVPAPAASINRLRSLGKIPSATKPSLEEPSTISTIPTKSTVDAARKITMEKFKERFLSLVHYKEEYKAHHFYPVWRGDYGPKVVVLPEASGLTVWEFFANGLVDTIYAQSTTFQEQFSLFPQRVLETIRHFNNRVLKGQPMYFKTFSVYPSFLEGGEILKPSFALGCIGRSNEMFQPIEVAPEYAQEDKFRDLFYINNYTGLCKRLQRIKEETKVNYKSKTILLYSVYVNHTLSPQMEKTIQEFERPILDLEHCKPRLKEALCMALNGSQDGEWVGNHRCTICTPPLEAQKEEAHGQSPEGSDSGSIELVME, encoded by the exons ATGTCTTGTGAGTATCATCAAAATATCTCCAAAAGAAGAAGGATTCGACGAAAGCAAGCAATAGCAACACCACCAGACCAG GAATTTAAAGTGACACAAGCCAGGATACAACCAAGGAAGACTCATTCGGTGGCAATTGGAACTCGAGCCATACACCTTCAAGGAAGTACACATCAAAGGACAACAGAATCATCTTCCGGACACCCTCACGAGAGAATGGAAGCCATAAATATGATCGACCAGCAGATAGAACACAAGTCAAAGGAAATTCAGAAGCTCTCAAAGGAAATTCAGGATCTCCGCACCGCAAGGACGACGCTAGCAGCCACCTTTGGAATCACATCAGAAGAACCAACCATCTGTAAGGATGACGTCATTGAAGCCCCACTACCAAGGCCTAAAACTAACTGGGCTAAGGaagtggaagaagaagaagtcaaGACTAAGGAACGACAAAATGTGGAATCCCAGCTTTCCACACTTTCGAGGATGACAATCAGGAGCTCCAATGAAAAGAAGTATTACGTTATTTTCAATGGACCTATGGAAGGAATCTTCGACGACTGGAGTAAAGCTGCACTTCCCATCAATGGAAAACAAGGAGTTGTACACAAAAGCTACAACTCACTGGACGACGCGAAGAAAGCAATCAAGGAATACGAGGAGGAGTCGAGCAAATCCTTTGCTCAAAAGTTGCTGGTCCCAGCTCCAGCAGCTTCAATCAATAGACTACGAAGCCTTGGAAAAATTCCATCAGCAACAAAGCCATCATTGGAAGAACCATCCACGATCTCAACTATTCCAACCAAGTCGACCGTGGACGCCGCACGAAAAATCACAATGGAGAAATTTAAAGAGCGATTCTTATCACTTGTCCACTACAAGGAGGAATACAAAGCACATCACTTTTATCCCGTATGGAGAGGAGACTATGGCCCTAAAGTCGTAGTCTTGCCAGAAGCATCTGGACTCACAGTATGGGAATTCTTCGCTAATGGACTTGTCGACACCATTTACGCTCAGTCTACCACATTCCAGGAGCAATTCTCGCTGTTCCCACAGCGAGTTCTAGAAACAATTCGCCATTTTAATAACCGTGTTTTAAAAGGACAACCTATgtattttaaaactttttctgtATACCCGTCATTTTTGGAGGGGGGAGAGATACTCAAACCCTCTTTCGCACTTGGATGCATCGGCAGGAGCAACGAGATGTTTCAGCCTATAGAAGTCGCACCGGAATACGCTCAAGAAGACAAATTCAGAGATTTGTTCTACATCAACAACTACACTGGACTCTGCAAACGACTACAGCGAATCAAAGAGGAAACCAAAGTGAACTACAAGTCGAAGACCATTTTATTATACTCCGTTTATGTAAATCACACTCTCAGTCCGCAAATGGAGAAAACTATCCAGGAGTTCGAAAGACCTATCCTGGATTTGGAACACTGCAAGCCCCGTCTCAAGGAAGCCCTCTGTATGGCGCTGAATGGATCACAGGATGGAGAATGGGTGGGAAATCACAGATGTACCATCTGTACTCCACCTTTAGAAGCCCAGAAGGAGGAAGCCCATGGACAAAGCCCAGAAGGATCGGACTCTGGGTCCATCGAACTAGTGATGGAATGA